A single region of the Neodiprion pinetum isolate iyNeoPine1 chromosome 5, iyNeoPine1.2, whole genome shotgun sequence genome encodes:
- the Tspo gene encoding translocator protein: protein MPIEIVWPAVGATILPNLGGWAGSLITTKNIKPWYETLRKPNWRPPNWAFGPVWTTLYCGMGYASYLVWRDGGGFEGDARYPLISYGINIGLNWAWTPIFFGAKSLKWSFYEILVLLGSTAVTTVAFFKVNETAGYLLIPYLAWGTLATALNYVVYRDNPAPAIEGKKD, encoded by the exons ATGCCTATAGAGATAGTTTGGCCTGCTGTAGGTGCAACTATTCTTCCAAATTTGGGAGGCTGGGCCGGCAGTTTAATTACCACGAAAAATATCAAGCCGTGGTATGAG ACCTTGCGCAAACCGAATTGGCGGCCGCCGAATTGGGCATTTGGCCCTGTCTGGACGACCCTCTACTGCGGCATGGGTTACGCATCTTATTTGGTTTGGCGCGACGGCGGGGGTTTCGAGGGTGACGCGAGGTATCCCTTAATAAGTTATGGGATAAATATTGGCTTGAATTGGGCCTGGACTCCCATCTTTTTCGGCGCGAAAAGCTTGAAATGG AGTTTTTACGAAATATTGGTGTTATTGGGCAGCACCGCAGTAACGACCGTTGCTTTCTTCAAAGTAAATGAAACTGCTGGCTATTTGCTCATACCATATTTGGCGTGGGGTACCTTGGCCACAGCTTTAAACTATGTTGTCTATAGAGATAATCCAGCTCCTGCAATAGAGGGCAAGAAGGATTAG